The following proteins are co-located in the Brevibacillus laterosporus DSM 25 genome:
- a CDS encoding PEP/pyruvate-binding domain-containing protein: MTYILQMNHIEAHELQKMGGKARALALLGQAGMVIPEWFVVTPDAFIASVPKSLMEELKIAVLQSEEAVTRVLRDITLDSNVEAMLKKEVELLSANGELLAVRSSALDEDGTEHSFAGQLESYLFVKPEDVSAKVLQVWRSGFSQRILTYRKEKGLSLLPEPPAVLVQRMVDSETAGVAFSADSLTGQRKIAIVGALYGLGTAIVSGECDADTFKVNRSGEIVEREIATKLIAHRFSMECDEGVESVDVAKEKVNQPALTDELVRSVAELAHRCERYFGRPQDIEWAIQDGKLYLLQSRPITNLADMIDPDDEFNLWDNSNISESYGGITTPLTYSFARHAYAEVYKSFCRIMGVSGEEIVNRESVFRCMIGLVNGRVYYNLLNWYRCLALLPGYQMNRNFMEQMMGVKEALPQQLTDNDQQQVSMQDKLKDAMRLGKSIVKLIGNFRRLPKTIDVFYQRLNNALGITRPDLHQYSTVELANYYLKLQGQLLTRWDAPLINDFGAMIYYGLLRKLTTKWCNDEDSTLQNSLLAAEGGIISAEPAMRMKKLMKVTHQDAKFIDILCNGSLAEIMKEMDRFPEFKEEYEAYLDKFGDRCLDELKLESINLFDNPLPLLRSIGYLAMRSSPTKMGPSEEEIRRMAEEQAFKSIGFNLFRRVLFRWVLKNARLRVRDRENLRFERTRVFGRCRSIFLEMGRRFYALDLLDDPRDVFYLEVGELLGMADGTATCSNLKGLVALRKAEFEKYHEMDVPEDRFETYGVIYKGNTFKAKAPKEPLTGDVMKGIGCAAGVVRGPVRVVTDPRGVTLLPGEILVAERTDPGWIVLFSSAAGLLVERGSLLSHVSIVCREIGIPGIVSVTGLTRWLKTGDWVEFDGSTGVIRKITPEEGSISA; the protein is encoded by the coding sequence ATGACTTATATTCTTCAAATGAACCATATAGAGGCGCATGAACTGCAAAAGATGGGCGGAAAAGCTCGTGCCCTCGCTCTGCTGGGACAGGCAGGAATGGTTATTCCCGAGTGGTTCGTTGTTACTCCAGATGCTTTTATTGCGAGTGTACCAAAAAGTCTTATGGAGGAGCTAAAGATAGCGGTCCTTCAATCCGAAGAAGCAGTCACGCGGGTTTTAAGAGATATCACTTTAGATTCCAATGTGGAGGCTATGCTAAAAAAAGAAGTTGAGTTACTCAGTGCAAATGGGGAACTGCTTGCCGTCCGTTCTTCGGCATTAGATGAGGATGGAACTGAACACTCCTTTGCTGGTCAGCTAGAAAGTTACTTGTTTGTCAAACCTGAGGATGTGTCAGCTAAGGTTCTTCAGGTCTGGCGATCTGGCTTCAGCCAACGTATCTTGACTTATCGCAAAGAGAAGGGACTTAGCCTACTGCCTGAGCCACCAGCCGTCCTTGTACAGCGAATGGTTGACTCGGAAACAGCAGGAGTTGCATTCAGTGCAGACTCCCTGACAGGGCAAAGAAAGATTGCCATTGTGGGAGCCTTGTATGGGCTGGGTACAGCGATTGTGTCAGGGGAATGCGATGCAGACACGTTCAAAGTGAATCGAAGTGGGGAGATCGTGGAGCGTGAAATAGCCACCAAACTTATTGCTCATCGTTTCTCTATGGAATGTGATGAAGGAGTGGAGAGCGTAGATGTAGCAAAAGAGAAGGTGAATCAGCCAGCTCTTACGGATGAGTTGGTGCGTTCAGTTGCAGAGCTAGCTCACCGATGTGAACGTTATTTCGGACGTCCTCAGGATATTGAGTGGGCAATCCAGGATGGAAAGCTTTACCTACTGCAATCCCGTCCAATTACCAACCTAGCTGACATGATTGACCCTGATGATGAGTTTAACCTATGGGACAACAGCAATATTTCAGAAAGCTATGGCGGTATTACTACCCCTTTGACATATTCATTTGCACGTCATGCTTATGCTGAGGTTTACAAGTCATTCTGCCGAATAATGGGGGTCTCTGGTGAGGAAATCGTTAATCGGGAATCTGTGTTCCGTTGCATGATTGGTCTTGTAAATGGACGGGTGTATTACAATCTGCTGAATTGGTACCGGTGTCTGGCATTGCTTCCTGGTTATCAGATGAATCGAAATTTTATGGAACAGATGATGGGCGTTAAGGAAGCTCTTCCCCAGCAACTTACTGATAATGACCAGCAGCAGGTGAGCATGCAAGACAAGCTCAAGGACGCAATGCGCCTAGGTAAATCAATTGTCAAGCTGATTGGCAACTTCAGACGTTTACCGAAGACGATTGATGTTTTTTACCAACGTTTAAACAATGCACTTGGTATTACTCGCCCAGATTTACATCAATACAGTACAGTCGAGCTAGCCAACTACTATCTGAAGCTACAAGGTCAGCTCCTGACTCGTTGGGATGCCCCGTTGATCAACGACTTCGGAGCAATGATCTACTACGGCTTGCTGCGCAAGCTGACTACGAAATGGTGCAATGATGAGGATTCCACCTTACAGAATTCACTGCTCGCAGCAGAAGGGGGAATTATCAGCGCAGAACCAGCAATGCGTATGAAAAAGCTGATGAAGGTAACGCATCAAGATGCCAAATTCATCGACATCCTCTGCAATGGCTCTCTAGCAGAGATCATGAAGGAAATGGATAGGTTCCCGGAATTCAAAGAAGAGTACGAGGCTTATTTGGACAAGTTTGGAGATCGGTGTTTAGATGAACTCAAACTGGAAAGCATAAATCTGTTTGACAATCCGTTGCCGTTGTTGCGCTCTATTGGTTATCTTGCAATGCGTTCCTCCCCAACTAAGATGGGACCGAGCGAAGAAGAAATACGCCGCATGGCAGAAGAGCAAGCATTCAAATCAATCGGCTTCAACCTGTTTCGTCGTGTTCTTTTTCGCTGGGTACTTAAAAATGCGCGGTTGCGCGTTCGTGATCGGGAAAACCTACGATTCGAACGAACACGGGTCTTTGGCCGCTGCCGTTCCATCTTTCTGGAGATGGGGCGTCGCTTTTATGCACTTGATCTGCTTGACGATCCCCGCGATGTTTTCTATCTGGAGGTAGGGGAACTGCTAGGTATGGCAGACGGAACTGCGACATGCAGTAACCTAAAGGGTCTGGTAGCACTGCGAAAAGCTGAATTTGAGAAGTATCATGAAATGGATGTGCCTGAGGATCGATTTGAAACGTATGGCGTTATCTATAAGGGAAATACGTTTAAAGCGAAGGCTCCGAAAGAACCATTGACTGGCGATGTGATGAAAGGAATTGGTTGTGCGGCAGGTGTTGTTCGCGGTCCGGTTCGAGTCGTTACCGATCCTCGTGGGGTGACGTTACTGCCAGGGGAAATCCTAGTAGCTGAGCGAACCGATCCAGGCTGGATCGTGCTTTTCTCTTCAGCAGCTGGATTATTGGTTGAACGAGGAAGTCTTTTATCCCATGTATCAATTGTTTGCCGCGAAATTGGTATTCCTGGGATCGTTTCTGTAACCGGTCTGACTCGATGGCTGAAAACAGGAGATTGGGTTGAATTTGACGGAAGCACGGGGGTAATTCGTAAGATAACCCCGGAGGAGGGATCGATCAGTGCCTAA
- a CDS encoding UbiA family prenyltransferase, producing the protein MSNVTYQQLSWSKRWWIYQRERFPIVQNGIVVAVFSISTMLYSSILRNGALPSIKSLVIGFLSTFLFFLLLRIADEFKDFEEDSRFRSYRAVPRGVVTLKQLGILGVLIGLVQLGMAYWLSPKLIPWLVLAWGYLALMSKEFFVKEWLKAHPIIYLLSHMVMMPMIVMYIVACDWVTASVSIPSGLSWLLLASYGNGIILEIGRKIRIPEDEEYGVETYSFLWGYKKATWIWVSVVLLTSCVVLMASVQVDAGQIVMWCTLLNVLIAVLMALAFLRSMTTKVAQAIEKVSGLLIILLYLSLGLVPLLL; encoded by the coding sequence ATGTCTAATGTGACATATCAACAACTCTCTTGGTCAAAACGTTGGTGGATTTATCAGCGAGAGAGATTTCCCATTGTTCAAAATGGAATTGTGGTTGCTGTATTCAGCATTTCTACGATGCTATACTCTTCGATCCTAAGAAACGGGGCATTACCTAGTATCAAGTCGCTTGTTATTGGTTTCCTGTCGACTTTTTTGTTCTTTTTGCTATTGCGCATTGCAGACGAATTTAAGGACTTTGAAGAAGACTCCCGATTTCGTTCGTATCGGGCTGTTCCGCGTGGAGTTGTGACCCTAAAACAACTAGGGATACTTGGCGTTTTAATAGGACTGGTTCAGTTAGGCATGGCATATTGGTTGTCTCCAAAGCTCATTCCTTGGTTAGTGCTTGCGTGGGGCTATCTGGCTTTGATGAGTAAGGAATTCTTTGTCAAGGAATGGTTGAAAGCTCATCCGATTATCTATTTGCTGTCCCATATGGTAATGATGCCGATGATCGTGATGTATATTGTGGCTTGCGATTGGGTTACAGCTTCGGTCTCAATTCCTTCTGGGCTTTCTTGGCTTTTACTAGCTAGCTACGGAAACGGAATCATTCTGGAGATCGGGCGCAAAATACGAATCCCAGAGGATGAGGAGTATGGTGTTGAGACTTATAGCTTCCTTTGGGGCTACAAAAAGGCAACTTGGATTTGGGTGTCTGTCGTCCTTCTCACGTCTTGCGTGGTTTTGATGGCTTCCGTACAGGTGGATGCTGGCCAAATTGTGATGTGGTGCACTCTATTGAACGTGCTGATCGCAGTTCTGATGGCCTTGGCTTTTCTTAGGTCTATGACAACCAAAGTAGCACAGGCAATTGAAAAAGTTTCGGGGTTACTCATTATCTTACTGTATCTTAGTTTGGGACTTGTCCCACTTTTACTTTAA
- a CDS encoding hydroxymethylglutaryl-CoA reductase, translated as MKFPTSKEVDNHMLRSVDDDRYQDFSSKDTPLPKRVPGGARVSARAIEARWDLLSVGVDAKEQLLGSQALSQLELYQKNIENLIGTINIPVGLAGPLRIKGLYAQGDYYIPLATTEAALVASYHRGAQVISEAGGCRAVILKEAVGRTPGFIFESVVEASRFANWAVSEFDNLRVVAESTTSFGQCIRMDHMIEGNYVYLIFEFSTGDASGQNMVTIATQEICNYIRQHSPVPFQHSFVEANFSGDKKASAKSFMTVRGKKVCAEVVLPAKLVRSRFHTTPEHMEKYWKMAFVGGVLQGMIGSQGHVANGLTALYLATGQDVACVSESAVGITRFELTSNGDLYASITLPNVIVGTVGGGTGLPSQKACLEIMGLSGAGHAHALAEICAGLVLAGELSIIAALAADDFTRAHHKRSRGNDGTIPGMVKQYV; from the coding sequence ATGAAGTTTCCAACAAGTAAAGAAGTAGATAATCACATGTTACGAAGTGTTGATGACGATCGATATCAGGATTTTAGTTCCAAGGACACTCCTCTTCCAAAACGTGTACCTGGGGGAGCAAGAGTTTCGGCAAGGGCAATAGAGGCTAGGTGGGATTTACTGTCAGTTGGAGTTGATGCCAAAGAACAATTACTGGGTAGTCAAGCATTAAGCCAACTTGAATTGTATCAAAAAAATATTGAGAATCTTATCGGCACAATCAACATTCCGGTAGGCTTGGCCGGCCCTCTACGGATCAAAGGTCTCTATGCACAAGGAGATTATTATATTCCTTTGGCAACTACAGAGGCTGCACTTGTTGCTTCTTATCACCGCGGTGCACAGGTTATTAGTGAAGCAGGTGGTTGCAGAGCCGTGATTCTGAAAGAAGCAGTTGGCCGTACTCCTGGTTTTATCTTTGAGAGCGTAGTGGAAGCAAGCCGCTTTGCAAACTGGGCAGTTTCCGAATTTGATAACTTACGAGTAGTGGCTGAGAGCACGACAAGCTTCGGGCAGTGCATTAGAATGGATCACATGATCGAAGGTAATTATGTATACCTCATTTTTGAATTTTCAACCGGCGACGCATCTGGACAAAACATGGTAACGATCGCAACGCAAGAAATCTGTAACTATATTCGACAACATTCACCAGTTCCGTTCCAGCATAGCTTTGTTGAAGCTAACTTTTCGGGAGACAAGAAGGCTTCAGCAAAATCCTTCATGACTGTGAGGGGGAAAAAAGTTTGTGCCGAAGTAGTGTTACCAGCGAAATTGGTTCGCTCACGCTTTCACACTACTCCTGAGCATATGGAAAAATATTGGAAAATGGCATTTGTAGGTGGAGTCCTGCAAGGCATGATAGGTTCCCAAGGTCATGTGGCTAATGGGTTGACAGCTCTATATCTAGCAACTGGACAAGACGTTGCTTGTGTATCAGAATCGGCCGTTGGAATTACACGATTTGAACTGACATCGAATGGAGACCTTTATGCATCGATAACTTTACCGAATGTTATTGTTGGTACAGTGGGTGGAGGTACGGGATTGCCGAGTCAGAAGGCATGCCTTGAAATCATGGGACTTTCAGGCGCTGGGCATGCACATGCGCTTGCGGAGATATGTGCCGGCCTAGTCTTAGCTGGCGAGCTGTCTATTATCGCTGCATTGGCTGCTGATGATTTTACTAGGGCCCACCATAAGCGATCTCGTGGCAATGATGGCACAATTCCTGGGATGGTGAAACAATATGTCTAA
- a CDS encoding FecCD family ABC transporter permease — MVSHESHNEQGGATKQLKQKSRPAVALIMIIGLLIALAFGMVASISLGAADIDFLTVWSSIFSFDPDLTSHQIIQELRLPRSIAAGLVGAFLAVSGAIMQGMTRNPLGDPSIMGVTNGAGFAIAIAFAFFPGLSNMSMMVFSFLGAGLGAGLVFAVGSLSKSGLTPVKLALAGAAVGALLTSLSSAIAIHFNVAKDISFWFAGGVANTPWASVGLLCIVGAIGFPIALLLARSITILSLGEDVSKGLGQRNFLIKVICILVVLLLTGASVSVAGFIGFIGLVIPHVTRSLVGVDYRWIIPCSALLGALLLIISDIGARLVNAPFETPVGAVTAILGAPFFLYLARREGRGL, encoded by the coding sequence ATGGTATCCCACGAATCACACAATGAGCAGGGTGGGGCAACGAAACAGTTGAAACAAAAATCGAGACCCGCAGTTGCTCTTATAATGATTATCGGTTTGTTAATAGCACTTGCCTTTGGAATGGTGGCTTCTATTTCTTTGGGAGCAGCAGATATTGATTTTTTGACGGTTTGGTCAAGCATTTTCTCTTTTGATCCAGACCTAACCTCCCATCAGATTATTCAAGAATTGCGCTTGCCTAGATCAATAGCAGCAGGTTTAGTAGGGGCTTTTTTAGCTGTATCGGGAGCTATTATGCAAGGTATGACTCGAAATCCGCTAGGGGATCCGTCCATTATGGGTGTAACGAATGGAGCGGGGTTTGCGATTGCGATTGCATTCGCTTTTTTTCCAGGTCTGTCAAACATGAGCATGATGGTATTTTCCTTCTTGGGAGCAGGATTAGGTGCTGGTCTCGTATTTGCTGTTGGATCGTTGTCTAAGAGTGGACTAACTCCCGTAAAACTAGCACTCGCTGGGGCAGCAGTTGGAGCGTTACTTACTTCACTTTCTTCTGCTATTGCCATTCATTTTAATGTAGCTAAGGATATTAGCTTTTGGTTTGCAGGTGGGGTAGCAAATACACCTTGGGCCAGTGTTGGTTTGTTATGTATCGTAGGTGCAATAGGGTTTCCGATTGCTCTACTATTAGCACGTTCGATAACGATTCTTAGCCTAGGAGAAGATGTTTCTAAAGGCTTAGGTCAACGAAATTTTCTTATAAAAGTGATTTGTATATTGGTTGTGTTACTTCTTACGGGGGCATCTGTATCGGTGGCTGGTTTTATTGGATTTATTGGGCTTGTCATTCCACATGTAACACGTTCTTTAGTAGGCGTAGATTATCGATGGATTATTCCGTGCTCTGCTCTACTAGGTGCACTGTTACTCATCATATCCGATATTGGTGCTCGTTTAGTAAATGCACCTTTTGAAACACCAGTAGGAGCTGTCACTGCCATTCTAGGAGCGCCGTTCTTTCTGTATTTGGCTAGACGCGAAGGGAGGGGCCTATAA
- a CDS encoding ABC transporter ATP-binding protein — protein MLRRFFSYYRPYKGLFILDFTCAIIAGLLELVFPLAVNQFVDKLLPGQDWSLIVGACFALLGIYVLNTALNYVVTYWGHMLGINIETDMRKKLFDHIQKLSFRFFDNNKTGHLMSRMSNDLMEIGEIAHHGPEDLFIAVMTLCGAFGVMLYINWQLALLTFLVIPFLIWLTVFFNKKMTYAFRRMFTDIADFNARVENNIGGIRVVQAFGNEEYEKAQFAINNGRFRLTKLLSYKIMAMNMSISYLLMRLVTLFVLICGTWFVLKGHLTAGEFVGFVLLTNILFKPIEKINAVIELYPKGIAGFKRYVELLDTAPDVADSTNAIAVDHLQGNIEYHDVTFGYQNKENILNSINLTIRAGETVAFVGPSGAGKTTLCSLLPRFYDVTAGRITIDGLDIRDLKLESLRKQIGIVQQDVFLFSGTLRENIQYGNLQASDEEIWNAARHAKLEEFIHSQKDGLETIIGERGVMLSGGQKQRLAIARMFLKNPPILILDEATSALDTETELAIQKSLEKLSEGRTTLVIAHRLATIKNADRIVVVTKDGITEQGNHQELLAAKGVYSRLHEAQFSTLVR, from the coding sequence GTGTTACGTCGGTTTTTTTCCTATTATCGCCCTTATAAAGGTTTATTCATTTTAGATTTTACATGTGCCATTATTGCAGGATTGCTAGAATTAGTATTTCCATTGGCAGTTAATCAATTTGTCGATAAACTACTTCCTGGGCAAGATTGGTCGTTAATTGTTGGAGCTTGCTTTGCTTTGTTAGGTATTTATGTTCTAAACACAGCTCTTAATTATGTTGTTACGTATTGGGGACATATGCTTGGTATTAATATTGAAACGGATATGCGTAAAAAGCTGTTTGACCATATCCAGAAGCTGTCGTTCCGCTTTTTTGACAATAATAAGACGGGACACTTAATGTCTCGCATGTCGAATGATCTTATGGAAATTGGAGAAATCGCTCACCATGGACCAGAGGATTTGTTCATTGCTGTAATGACTCTATGCGGTGCATTTGGGGTAATGCTGTATATTAATTGGCAGTTAGCATTGCTCACATTTCTCGTTATTCCTTTTTTGATCTGGTTAACGGTATTCTTTAACAAAAAAATGACGTATGCTTTCAGAAGAATGTTTACCGATATCGCAGACTTTAATGCGAGAGTAGAGAATAACATTGGTGGCATTCGAGTGGTACAAGCATTTGGTAATGAAGAGTATGAGAAAGCACAATTTGCTATTAATAATGGACGTTTTCGTTTGACGAAATTACTTTCTTACAAGATCATGGCTATGAATATGTCAATTAGTTACTTACTTATGCGACTGGTGACACTGTTTGTATTGATCTGTGGAACTTGGTTTGTCCTTAAAGGTCATCTTACAGCAGGTGAATTTGTTGGGTTTGTGTTACTCACAAATATATTGTTTAAACCAATTGAAAAAATCAATGCAGTTATTGAACTTTATCCAAAAGGAATTGCTGGCTTCAAACGCTATGTGGAACTTTTAGATACTGCTCCAGACGTAGCTGACTCTACAAATGCAATCGCTGTAGATCATTTACAAGGAAACATTGAATACCATGATGTTACTTTTGGCTATCAAAATAAAGAAAATATCCTAAACAGTATCAATTTAACAATCCGTGCAGGTGAAACAGTAGCATTTGTCGGTCCATCTGGTGCTGGAAAAACAACATTGTGTAGCTTATTGCCGCGTTTTTATGATGTTACCGCAGGGCGAATTACCATTGATGGATTAGATATTCGAGATTTGAAGCTAGAATCCTTACGTAAACAGATCGGGATTGTCCAGCAGGATGTTTTCTTGTTCTCAGGTACACTTCGAGAGAATATCCAGTACGGGAATTTACAAGCTAGCGATGAGGAAATCTGGAATGCTGCCCGACATGCTAAATTGGAAGAATTCATTCACTCTCAAAAGGATGGATTGGAAACGATTATTGGTGAGAGAGGTGTCATGCTGTCAGGTGGGCAAAAACAACGTCTCGCTATTGCGCGCATGTTCTTAAAGAACCCACCTATCCTCATTTTGGATGAAGCGACATCTGCTTTGGATACAGAGACAGAACTGGCTATCCAGAAATCACTCGAAAAGCTATCTGAAGGAAGAACGACACTTGTAATCGCTCACCGTTTAGCAACGATTAAAAATGCTGATCGTATCGTGGTCGTGACAAAAGACGGAATTACAGAGCAGGGAAATCACCAGGAGTTACTTGCAGCCAAAGGGGTATATAGTAGATTGCATGAAGCGCAATTTTCTACACTGGTAAGATAG
- the metE gene encoding 5-methyltetrahydropteroyltriglutamate--homocysteine S-methyltransferase: protein MSKGISSSLGYPRIGENREWKKGLEAFWAGTIKEKEFLAQMEQGRLQHLQKQKEIGIDLIPVNDFTMYDHMLDMAVMFGYVPKRYEYAGGAVPLSTYFAMARGNQQAVACEMTKWFNTNYHYIVPEFQDIKPVLTENKPLLAYKEAKDKLGINGKPVMVGPYTFIKLSKGFDPLQIPAIILQLIPLYVQVLTELAQEGVEWVQMDEPILVTSLSEDEMKTISYIYEQLHEAVPQLQIMLQTYFGSVTFYKEVIHLPVAGIGLDFVHDAGRNFEQITTSGFPQDKVLGAGIIDGRNIWRANLTHKINLLSKIRSHVDASRIWIQPSSSLLHVPISLNQETQLDPLVKDSLAFADEKLIEIKHVTDWLRNGEESVIEIFAENQAIIERVANSVARNRPRVHEAVASLDLDQIGRASDYEQRRQQQQNLLHLPILPTTTIGSFPQTTEVRQARNKWRKGEWSAEQYEKFLQAEIREWIDIQEKVGLDVLVHGEFERTDMVEFFGEKLGGFAFTKNGWVQSYGSRCVKPPVIYGDVEFIEPMTVKESIYAQSLTSKPVKGMITGPVTILNWSFVRDDISRQQVTYQIALALQQEVEALEASGITMIQVDEPALREGLPLKKTEWEAYLDWAVKAFRLTTSSVKDTTQIHTHMCYCEFHDFIDSISDLDADVISIETSRSHGELIHSFHNHSYLKGIGLGVYDIHSPRVPTVEEIVKMIENALQVLESRQFWINPDCGLKTRGRTETIASLENMVTATRLVRNTITAIP from the coding sequence ATGAGCAAAGGAATAAGCAGCAGTTTAGGATATCCACGCATTGGTGAGAATCGCGAATGGAAAAAGGGATTAGAAGCATTTTGGGCTGGAACAATTAAAGAGAAGGAGTTTCTTGCTCAAATGGAGCAAGGTAGACTCCAGCATTTACAAAAGCAGAAGGAAATAGGTATTGACCTGATACCGGTCAATGACTTCACCATGTATGATCACATGTTAGATATGGCTGTGATGTTCGGTTATGTTCCAAAACGCTATGAATATGCTGGTGGGGCAGTACCTTTGTCCACCTATTTTGCTATGGCTCGTGGTAACCAACAAGCGGTTGCTTGCGAAATGACCAAATGGTTTAATACCAATTATCACTACATTGTGCCGGAATTTCAGGATATCAAACCCGTTCTTACAGAAAATAAGCCGCTTCTTGCTTATAAAGAGGCGAAAGACAAGCTAGGAATTAACGGAAAACCTGTCATGGTGGGACCTTATACTTTTATTAAGCTATCCAAAGGGTTTGATCCTTTGCAGATACCAGCTATTATCTTGCAGCTCATCCCTCTTTATGTGCAAGTACTGACTGAATTAGCGCAGGAAGGCGTGGAATGGGTTCAAATGGATGAGCCGATTCTCGTAACATCTTTATCCGAAGACGAAATGAAGACGATCTCCTACATCTATGAACAACTTCATGAGGCTGTTCCACAACTACAAATCATGCTACAAACCTATTTTGGTTCTGTTACATTCTACAAGGAAGTAATCCATTTACCTGTTGCAGGAATTGGGTTAGATTTTGTCCATGATGCGGGACGTAACTTTGAACAGATCACTACAAGTGGATTTCCACAAGACAAAGTACTTGGAGCCGGTATCATTGATGGCAGGAATATTTGGCGCGCCAATCTGACCCATAAGATAAATCTTCTCTCAAAAATCAGAAGTCACGTGGATGCATCACGTATCTGGATTCAGCCATCTAGTAGTTTGCTCCATGTTCCGATTAGTTTAAACCAAGAGACACAGCTTGATCCACTGGTTAAAGATTCATTGGCGTTTGCAGATGAAAAACTAATTGAAATCAAGCATGTTACAGATTGGTTGCGAAACGGTGAGGAAAGCGTTATAGAGATTTTCGCTGAGAATCAAGCAATTATAGAACGAGTAGCGAACTCTGTAGCTAGAAATCGCCCTCGTGTACATGAGGCTGTGGCCAGCTTGGATTTAGATCAGATAGGGCGTGCATCTGATTATGAACAACGGCGACAACAACAACAAAACCTCTTGCATTTACCGATTCTCCCGACTACAACGATTGGTAGTTTTCCACAAACAACAGAGGTTCGTCAGGCGAGAAATAAATGGCGGAAGGGCGAATGGTCGGCAGAACAATATGAAAAATTTTTACAAGCAGAAATCCGTGAATGGATTGACATACAAGAGAAAGTTGGGCTTGATGTGTTGGTTCATGGGGAATTTGAACGGACGGATATGGTGGAATTTTTTGGTGAAAAACTAGGGGGATTTGCATTTACTAAGAATGGATGGGTGCAATCCTATGGTTCTCGTTGTGTGAAACCGCCTGTAATTTATGGAGATGTAGAGTTTATTGAACCAATGACAGTCAAGGAGAGCATCTATGCTCAATCTCTAACATCTAAACCGGTCAAAGGAATGATCACAGGTCCAGTCACTATATTAAATTGGTCCTTCGTGCGTGACGATATTTCCAGACAGCAGGTAACCTATCAGATCGCACTAGCCTTACAACAGGAAGTAGAGGCGTTGGAAGCAAGTGGGATCACTATGATTCAAGTCGATGAACCAGCATTACGTGAAGGGCTACCGTTAAAGAAAACGGAGTGGGAAGCGTATTTAGATTGGGCAGTAAAAGCATTCCGGTTAACCACTTCTTCTGTAAAAGACACTACTCAAATTCATACTCATATGTGTTACTGCGAGTTTCATGACTTTATAGATTCTATTAGCGATCTGGATGCTGATGTTATTTCGATAGAAACATCGCGGAGCCATGGTGAACTAATCCATTCCTTCCATAATCACTCCTATCTAAAAGGTATTGGTCTAGGTGTCTATGATATTCATAGTCCCCGCGTTCCAACTGTGGAAGAGATAGTGAAAATGATTGAGAATGCTCTACAGGTCCTTGAATCCAGACAATTTTGGATTAATCCTGATTGCGGGTTAAAGACGAGAGGTCGTACGGAGACGATTGCTTCTTTAGAAAATATGGTGACAGCTACTCGGTTGGTCAGAAATACGATAACGGCTATTCCTTAG
- a CDS encoding spore coat associated protein CotJA has protein sequence MSRNRKAYYPFIGPCDPCPPQRVVTYETPPQLYLGFQPPNLPQFDPYKALCLGTLWPALYAPYENPYKGGK, from the coding sequence ATGAGTCGAAACCGCAAGGCATACTATCCTTTCATCGGTCCATGTGATCCTTGTCCGCCACAAAGGGTTGTAACCTATGAGACACCGCCACAACTCTATTTGGGATTTCAACCCCCGAATTTACCCCAATTTGATCCGTACAAAGCTCTTTGTCTAGGAACCCTTTGGCCTGCTCTGTATGCGCCATATGAAAATCCGTACAAAGGGGGAAAATAA
- a CDS encoding spore coat protein CotJB has product MSDHGTQADEQQQQFYELLHQIQVLDFVLVELNLYLDTHPTDMAAIKQFNDTAQQSMTLKRQFESSFGPLMNFGNSFAQYPWSWKDVPWPWQV; this is encoded by the coding sequence GTGAGCGATCATGGTACTCAAGCGGATGAACAACAGCAACAATTTTATGAGCTGCTTCATCAAATTCAGGTGCTAGACTTTGTTCTAGTGGAATTAAACTTATATCTTGACACCCACCCTACTGACATGGCAGCCATTAAGCAATTCAACGATACTGCTCAGCAAAGTATGACACTGAAGCGCCAATTCGAATCTTCATTCGGACCTCTGATGAATTTTGGCAATAGCTTTGCGCAATACCCATGGTCGTGGAAAGATGTACCTTGGCCTTGGCAGGTGTAA